CTGAACTAGACGTGGATTTCATCTTTCGACGTCGCCCAGTAGCCTTGCCAGGAGACCTACGCCCTACCTGGCGTATCGGCCTATTGATGCTACTCCTTAGTCAATGTTGTCGCCAGCAACGTTCTAGTCTTACGAGGCTACATGTGCTGAACTGGGCTGTGCGCTCTGAGGCGAATTATCAGGAGCTAACCGCATTGATTGAAGGCCGGCTGCCACCCGATGCACTCATCGTTCGTTTTGAACCTGCGTTTAGTCGAGCAATTGACTTTGCTATCGGTGAGAATCTCGTAAAAAGAGTCGATGGTGCTCGAGTTGAACTCACTGATAACGGCAAGGAGTTCGCAGAAGAAATCTTAAAAGATTCGAGCCTTTATATCCCAGAGAAGAAGCTCACCGGCGTGCTCAGACAAAGAGCTTCAGAAACGCTGGTAGACAATATCTTCGGCAAGAGGTAGGACCATGAGACTCCGACAACTTAAGATAAACATCAGTACAGTTGACGGCCACTACGGGGCAACGGTGCCGTTTTCCGATGGCCTTGTAGTAATTTGGGCGGACAACTCAATGGGGAAATCCACATGCGCTCGAGCCATTCTTGTGGCACTAGGCATGGAAGCCATGCTAACTACGTCTCAGCAGGAACTTCCTCTTCCCCCTGCAATGACTGCCAAGCTTGACGCCGGAGCGACCAGTGGGGCCACGCTCGAATACGCAGTACTAGAATCTGAGGTATGGCTTGAGATTGAAAACTTGAAGGGTAGGCGCATTGCCGTCCAGCGGACTATTAAAGGTGGTCGAGATAAAAACCTCATTACCGTACACGACGGGCCAGCGCTGACTGAGCCTGGCACCTATCAAACCACAGACTATTTCGTGAATAGGGCCGGTGGCGCCACACGTTCAGTGGGTTTCCACAGGTTTCTTGCAAACTTCCTGGAATGGGACTTACCTGCAGTCCAAACCTACGAAGGAAATGAGACGCCGCTGTATCTTCAGTGCATCTTCCCATTTTTTATGACCGAGCAGACGCGAGGGTGGTCTAGCATACAACCTCCGGTTCCTACGCAGTTCCGAATCCGCGATGTACACAAACGAGCCGTGGAGTTTTTACTTGGTATGGATGCGCACAAGAATGCGCTGACCCGCCAAGAACTGCAACTTCGCAAAACTCGCCTCGAGGCACGGTGGTCCGCACAGATCCGTCAACTCAAGGAAATCGCAACTACAGCGGGCGGCGTGGCTCAAGCACTTCCAAGCGAGCCAACTTCCGTATGGCCACCGCAAGTTTCTCCTACTATCAACGTCCCAGAGCAGAAGCACTGGATTAACTTGGAGGAACGCATCAAGCAACGAGAAAAGAAGAAGCAAGCTCTCGAGGCTCAAAATGTTCCACAGGTATCGAATGCAGCAGAGTCAGTCAAACACGAATTAATGGAAGCGGAGTCAAATGTTATCAACCAGCAAGCTACTCTAGCGCGGCTTATAGATGCGCTATCTGCCGAGGAGCAAGAGGTCGCCCGTGTTCAGGATCGGCTCGCTGTGATCAAGGAAGATATTCAACGCAATAAAGATGCTCGCACTCTCCGCAGTCTAGGGTCGCGACAAGGGTCAGAGCTGGACAATGGTACTTGTCCCGTCTGCCATCAACACGTCGCCGACTCTCTCGTACCCTTGGCACCCGGTCAAACTGTTATGTCACTCGATGAAAGCATCAGCTTTCTGAGCGAACAGAGCCGTACGTTTGAAGGTATTTTGCAGCAAAGTAAGCGTGTGGTAGCTGCAAGGCAGCTCCAGATACAAGCCGCTCGCGTTGAAATCAGTCAGTTGCGCGATCGAGTCCGCTATCTCCGTCAAACGCTTATCTCAGACGACAAAAGTCCCTCGATTGCTGCGGTGTATGAACGCGTCGAACTCGAGCGCGATCTCAAGCAGGACATTCGTTATAGTGAATCCTTCGCGAATACTCTCACTGAGTTCGCCGACTTATCGCGCGACTGGAAAGATCTTCAAATTGCACTGGAAAATTTGCCGAAGGATGACCTATCCGCTGACGACCGTCAGAAGCTGACGTTGTGGGGATCCTCTGTCCGGCAGCAACTCAGGGAGTATGGTTTTGGGAGTATCTCTGCATCTGAGATTGAACTATCGCCCTTCACATACAAGCCGGAACTCGAAGGCTTCGAACTGCAGACCACCATTTCCGCCAGCGACCTCATTCGCACCATTTGGGCGTATCAATCTGGCATGCTTGAAGTAGCACGTGAAGCCTCAACCAATCACCCCGGTATGCTCGTATTCGATGAGCCGCGTCAGCAGTCTACACGTGATGTCAGCTTTGCCGCTTTACTTGCACGCGCTTCCAACGCATCCAAACACGGCCAGCAAGTCGTCTTCTTCACCAGTGAGGAGAAGGTGCGTCTCAAAGAACACCTAAGCAACCTGAATCACAGCCTACATGAAATAAATGGGCGGGTGATTAAGAAGCGGCTGAACGGTAACCTGTAGGATATTTATCGACTATTCTTCCAAAATAGTCATTTTCACCCATGAACCCATAGGATAAAAAGGGGCACTCGCCAATTCGAAAAATTTCGAATGATGGCTTGGGGGTAGAAATCAACTGCTGAAACAAGGAAAAAATCAAAGCAAAGAAGGGGCCGAAGCCCTCGACGTTAGATTCGTCCTCGCTCTGCAAATGACGCTGTATTGGCTCCTGCTACGATGACGTGATCCAGAGTGCGTACTTCCACCTGCCCCAGTGCTTCCTTGAGCCGCTGCGTCAGCAACTTATCGGCCTGCGACGGCTCAGGATTCCCGCTCGGATGGTTGTGCGAAAGGATCACTGCCGCAGCATTGAGCCGTAGCGCCTCCTTGACGACTTCACGCGGATACACCGAGGCACTGTCGATGGTGCCGTGAAACATCTCCCGTATTCGATCAACCGGTGGCGCGTATCCAGAAACAGCACCACAAAGACCTCATGCTCGAAGCCTGCCAGCTTATTGCGCAGGTACTCCTTGACCAGCGCCGGGGAAGTGAATTCAGCTCCACGCCGCATCTTCAGCTCGATGGCCTGACGTGCCGCTTCAAGAATTTGATCCACCGATGCCGGCAGGTAGCGCCCCTGTGCGTCACACACCAGCAAAGCGTCATCGAACGAGGAAAAGGACAGTTGCGACATGATCGTGCTCCGGCTGCTCGGGCGGAATTGCCCGGAACCGTGGCCAGCACGGCGCAGCGCAAGCAGTCAGGGATCGAAGACGGCCGACAGGCCACAAGCGTGCGAGCACGCGCAGGCCCGAAGTTGGAAGCGGGGGCGAAGGCGTCAGGGAGGTGGAAGGCTGGCGGATGCGAGTCCCGTCAGGGATGAGCGAACAGCGAACCTGGAACAGCGCGGTCCGCGAAGCGGAGACGCAAGCATGTATTTCGCTTATTATCTATTTGCATCAGCGCCTGATTCCGACCAAGAACGAACGGCTAGGAATTGTTTATGCGCCGATTCATAGGATCAGTGGATCGAAAGAATTATGCGGTTTGCCTTTGTGGATTGGCCATAATCGGAAAAGGAGTAGAAAATGAAGGTAGTTCGGCTAGGTATCTCGAATTTTCGGGGCATCAAGTCTGCGGAACTGCTTTTCGATGGGCACACGCTCATGGTCGGCTCTAATAACGTCGGTAAGAGTACCATCTGTGACGCGCTAGACCTTGTCTTGGGGCCAGATCGGCTAAACCGATTCCCGCCAATTGACGAGTTTGACTTTTACAACGCCCAGTATCTGGCCCCGCCTGCACAAGAGGGGGCCGAGCCCGAGTCAATTTCATTACGCATAGAAGTCGTCCTGATCGAATTGAGCGCTGAAATCGACGCCAAGTGCGGTGGCAACACAGAATTCTGGCACTTAGAGGAACAGCGCCTTTTGGACGAGGGGGAAGTACAGGCCGCCAACCCGCCACATGTGGTTCCTTGCCTTCGTCTGGAGACCATTGGCAAGTACGATCTTGCCGAGGACGAATTCGAAGCCAGAACTTTCTTTTCCCACAGTCCCGACGCACCAGAAGGCACACTGACGCCCGTCTCTAAGCCGATCAAACGGCAGTTCGGATTTCTCTACCTGCGGGCATTGCGGACGGGATCGCGGGCGCTGAGCCTTGAGCGCGGCTCGCTTCTGGACATCATCCTACGCAACAAGGGCGTTCGCACGACTCTTTGGGAAAAGACCATTGAGCGACTACGCGGGCTCGACATTGAAGCCGACGCCGCCGAGATCGCTCCTGTCTTGCGTTCGGTCGAAAAGCGGCTTGCCCGCTACATCGCGTTGGAGTCGCCCGGCAACGCGACGAAGCTGCACGTCTCGGAGCTCACGCGCGAGCATCTTCGCAAGACGATGTCGTTCTTCCTGTCCATCTCTGCCGACCAAGGCCCCGTTCCCTTTCCCCACGCGGGCACCGGCACTGTCAACACGCTTGTGCTCGCTCTGTTGTCGTTCATTGCGGATCTCAAGCCCGACACCGTTATCTTCGCCATGGAGGAGCCCGAGATCGCAGTACCTCCGCACACGCAGCGCCGAATCGCCCAATACCTGCTGACGAAGACCACCCAGGCCTTCGTGACCTCTCACTCGCCCTTTGTGATCGAGAAATTCGAGCCGTCGAAAACACTACTTCTCTCGCGTGACGGCGGTATGGTCAGCGCCCGCAAGGTATCCGACGCAACGGGCCTCAAAGACAACGACTACAAGCGATTCTCCCGCTCGGGGCTGTCCGAATGCATGCTGGGGCGAGCAGCCATCGTCGTTGAGGGCGTCACTGAGCTGCATGCAATGCCCATCATCGCGCGCCGCATGGAAGAAAACGACCCTAACTTGCAGCCTCTGGACATCGCCGGCGTGGCGTTCTTCGACGCCGACGGCGAGTCGAACATGCCCAAGTTCGGTAAGTTCTTCAAAACGCTGGGGCTGCGCACCTTCGCTTTCTACGACCTCGACTACAAGAAGAAGCGCAAAGCCGAGCAGGCGCAGGCACTTGCGGAAAATTTCGAGATTAACGTCGAGCACGCCTACAAGGGCTTTGAAGACCTCCTGGTGGCTGAAGTGCCAGTGGATCGACTTTGGTCATTCCTCGCAAGCCTCAAAGCAAACGGCGAACATGGCAATATCGCCATCCCCGACGCGCGCCCACCCGACGACGCGGTCAAGGCCGTCGCCAAGGAGGCTCTCGGCGGAAACAAAGGCGCAGGCTGGTCGGCCCGCCTTCTTGAAAAGTGCGAATTCAACGAGCTGCCGGCTACCGCCACACAGTTCCTTGCGTCCGTGTTCGCTCTGTTCCCACCGCCGCCGCCCATCGACGAGGGCGGCGGCGACAACGCCGATCTGTTCGCCTGACCATGAACGAGCCTTGCCCGCTTCGTGACAGTGTCCTTGTTTGCGAAGGGCACGCGCTGGTGACTGGTGGCCCTGGAAGCGGTAAGACGACCATTGCATTGCGAAAGGCGGTCAAGCGTATTCAACAGGGAATGACGCCTGGGCAATCCGCTCTCTTCTTGAGCTTCTCGCGCGCGGCAGTGGCGCGCATCCTCGACGCGGCCAAGCTAGAAGCTACAGCAGCCGAGCAAGAACAACTTTCCATTCAGACCTTCCACTCCTTCTTCTGGGACATCCTCAAGGCGCACGCGTACCTGCTCGGTGCTCCGCGCAAACTGTCGATTTTGCTGCCGCAGGATGAAAAGGCTCTGAACGGGGGCATCGACGACGAGGACGACGAATGGGATCAATGGCTGATTGAGCGCGAGCGGCTGTTCCGCGAAGAGGGCCGCATCGCGTTCGACCTGTTCGCTCCCAACGCTACTCGTCTGCTCGCCACTAGCAGCCATTTGCTTTCGTCGCTCGCGCGACGGCATCCCATCATCATCGTTGACGAGGCCCAGGACACCGGGCAATTCGCGTGGCAATGCGTTGAAATGCTTGCTCCACACGCGCAGATCGTTTGCCTCGCTGACCTCGAACAACAAATCTTCGATTACCTGCCTGGCGTTGGACCAGAGCGGATCGCAGCGATTCGCTCTGCACTTCATCCACTCGAAGTCGATCTGGGCACTCAGAACCATCGCAGCCCAGACTCTGAAATATTGATCTTTGCCAACGACATTCTGGCCGGGCAGGCACGCGGTGCGCCCTATAAAGGGATTTCTTCCTTTTCCTATCGGCCAGAAAACCCAACGCCGAACTGGAACCATGTGCTACGACGCGCCATAGCTCAGTTGCTATCGAAAATCCGCGCGGAGTCCGATAGCCGACCCCAAACGCTCGCAATATTGGTGTCAAACAACAGAAGTGCGCTACGCATGTCCAACGCGCTCAACGCAATCGAACCGAATGTAGGCAAGGCTGTGCGCCACAGGCTGTTGTTCGACGAGGCCGAGGCCCTACTATCGGCACGATTTGCGGCGTTTCTGCTTGAGCCCAAAGACCTTGCTCAGCTCGAGCTCGATGTGGCAGCCAGCATGGAGCTGATCGCCGCTGCGCGGCGGGCGACCGGACAAGCTAAGGCCGCCGTGAGCAAACTTTTGGAGCAGGCGGGAAAAATTCGAGGCGGCAAGACCCTCAACATCAACATCGTGAAAGCGTTGCGGAGGCTAATTTCAGGTCTTCACGCCGACGGCTTCACCGGAGACCCCGCCACCGACTGGCTTACCGTCAAATACGCTCTTCGAGCCACTGGCCAAAATGAGTTGCTGCGTGTGGCTTCCCAGCTTGACTTCCTAGTCGCCTTCCGACGCGGACATCGAATTTCAGCAGGCTTAGCCAACGAATGGCTGCGCGACGGTGCCTACACGAACGCTCGGTTAGCGTTAGATCAGGCCCTTGCACAAGAGCAAATTTTGGATGGTATCGAGGCTCCTGCCGGGCTCCAGGTGATGAACTTTCATAAGGCCAAGGGTAAGCAGTTCGATGGAGTTGTCATTGTCCGAGAAGCACGGCGCACGGCTGCCGGAGTACAGTCTTCCTTCGTTTGGCGAGGAGATGAGGCACCACATCCTAAAAGCCGCAAAGTCCTGCGTGTGGGGATCACCCGTGCTCGTATCCACACATTGATCGTCAATCCCATGTGGCCGGCCTGTCCAATCCTGCGAGGACATAAGTTGTAGGCGCAAGGTCTGCGAAGCTCTTCCACAGATAACGCTGACGGACTTCAGTTCTACCGTAATCCGCAACCCTTACAGGAACGCTATAAATTCAATGACTAAATCTGCGCACGAGAAAAACGGGGAAAAAACCGACTACTTCTCCGCTGGCAAGCCAGTTCACCGGCTGTCGTATTGTGCTTTTCTGGATGTCTTGGGCTTTTCGGAGAGGATTCGCACCAGCTATAAGGATGGCACCGCGAACGCGCTATTGGAAAGTTTTCATAAAATCCTCGCCAAGAGCATTGCACGGCTTAAGGAGAATACCGACGAGTCGATGCTCTATTTCAAGTCGTTCACCGACAACGTGGTACTAGCCCATCCTCGATTCAGCGACGACATGGAATCGGAGTTCGGATTCACCCTCTGGTCCATCAGGGAATACCAGTTCCAGATGGCGCTCAAAGGCTTTTTCATTCGAGGGGGATTGGCGGTTGACCAGTTGTTCATGGATGGAAACAGCGTGTACGGCATGGCGTTGTTGACGGCCCATGACCTTGAAAGCAAAGTCGCCGTTAATCCCATCGTTGTGCTGTGCGACAACACCATGAAGCTGGTTGACAAGCACATCGGCTACTACTCCGGGGAGGCGGCCCCTCAAGTCCGGGATGTTCTGAAAGGCCCGGACGGCCGTTATTTCTTGAACTATCTGACGGAGTGCATTATTGAGGGTGATGATCGAGAGTATCTCGATGCCAAATCCCTTCGCCGGCACAAGAAGCAGGTCGAATCAGCGCTGAAAGCCTATGCCTCAATCCCTACAGTGTTCTCAAAATTCGCATGGCTCGCCGAGTATCACAACTATTTCTGCGACACGGTTTCAGGCTACCCGGAATACAACGAGGCAATGAAGGTGTCGGCGACAATCTGTTCTGTGCAGTTCCAGCGAATCACCAAGAAAAAGTAGGCCTTCGATCGCGGATCCCGCGGGTTGCACGCCGAGACACCCGGTTATTTCTTGCGTGTCTTGGGGATTAGCGTTCCACGAGATTCAAGCAGACGCCGCGTGTTCTCCAGCTCTTTTTGTAGCAATTCTGCATCTGGCAGTACGGTGCGGTAGTTCGCCGCCATCACCTTGGTCGGCAAGCCATCCAACGCATACCGCGCCAGGGCATTGCCCTTGTCCGCGCACAGAATCAGGCCCACTGGCGGGTTTTCGTCCGGGTAGGCCCAATGCTCCTTGGCATAGTTGCAGTACATGTGCATCTGCCCCACATCGGCATGGTTCAAGCTGCCCAGCTTCAGGTCGATGATGACCAAGCAGCGCAGCTTGCGATGGAAGAACAGCAGATCGACCCGATACCATGTCTGGTCGATGCGCAAGCGACGTTGCCGCCCGACGAAGGTGAAGCCTTCCCCGAGTTCCAGCAGGAAGTCTTCCAGCCGCTGGATCAAGGCCGCTTCCAGGTCGGATTCCGAATACTCGTCCTTGAGGTCGAGGAACTCCAGCACATACGGGTCTTTGATGGCATCGTTGGGCGTGACGGCATCCTCGGGCTTGGCCACCGAACCCTTGACCAGCATTGCCGCCTTGTCCTTGGACAAGGCAGTGCGCTCGTAGAACTGGCTTCCAATCTGTCGATCGAGCTGGCGCACGCTCCAACCACCGCGCAACGCCTCGGCCTCGTAGAACTGACGGGCATGGTCATCCTTGACCGACAGCAGCCGGACATAGGCCGACCACGGCAGAGTGAAGACCTGGGCCAGTTCGGAGAGGTCGAATTTCCGAGACGCCGTCTCGGAATTCTCGATGGGCAGTCCGTCTCCAGATTTCCGAGACAGTGTCTCGGAAATTGCTTCAAGGGGGTAAGCGGCGAAGAAGCGCCGCATGTTCTCCAGGTTGTCCGGGCTGAAACCGCGCCCGAATCGTGCCGTCAGATCGGCGGACAGCCTTGCCATCAACTGCTCGCCGTAGCCAGCCCGTCGCCTGCCTTTCTGCTCAGCTTCGACGATTCGGCGGCCAATCTCCCAATAGCTGGCCGTCATCAGCGCATTGACGCTGCGCGCCGCTGCCTGACGCGCGGCATCCAGCAGCTCAACGATGCCGCCGTGGATGCCGGCATAGCCGGCCGGTAAGGCCGCAGGTTTCCGCTTTGCCACGGGCGTCTTCCTTGTCATGCTGTCACCTCCATAGAACGGGATGCCCCGGTAATCGCCAGCCGCCGATTCGCCACCAGTTCGGCTGCATCCCGCACCGGCTTGTCCTCGGTATGAACATAGTGCATAAACATCGCCACGGTCTTGTGGCCTGTGAGCTTCATGCCCACCTTGGTGGGCACGCCCGAATTGGCAATGTCGGTCGTCGCTCGGTGACGGATACCGTGCGTGCCAACGTGCGGCACGCCAGCAGCCTTGAGCACGCGCGTCCAGCCGCCGTAGTGCTCACCGTGGGTCATGTGCCGGGTCGGGTCATTGGGCGACGGCAGGACATAGGGGCAGCCTTCCCGACGCGGTGCGGTGGACAGCAGCCGATAGGCTTCCTCACTCATGGGCTTGGAGATGCCGCCGGTCTTGCTGTCAGGCCAGACGACGCGGCGCTTTTCCAGATCAATCCAATCCCACTCCAACGGGCAGATTTCGGAGCGGCGGGCGGCGAACTCGAATTGAAGGCGAATCGCCAGCGGGATGACGTAGTTCTCCAACCCCTCGGCTTCCAGATGCTCCAGGTGACGGAAGATCCGCACCAGTTCATCGTCCACGATGAGCCGGGTTTCCTTGCCGGGCGGGTACATCGGGACGTGGCGGCACGGATTGGTGCCGTCCGGGCGCAATCCCCACACTTCGGCCAAGTTAAACATCTTGCGCAGCACGCCGAAGGTACGATTCGCCTCGGCCTGCTTGTAAGCCAGCTTCTTCATCAGCGCGGCCACGTCCGGGCGCTTCACGTCCTGCACCTTCATCCGGCCCATGATCGGGATGATGCAACGGTCGATGACGCCCTGATAGCCGCGCTGCGTGCTGGGCTTGTTGCGCTGCTTGGAGTAGTCCTCCATGAAAGAGTGGCAAAACTCCTTCATGGTCGGAGCCTTGCGGGCGGCGTTCTTGGCCGCGCTGGGGTCGCCACCCTTGCGTACCTCGGCCAGCCACTCCTGCGCCATTGAGCGTGCCTGATCGACCGTCAGCTCCCCGTACTGGCCCAGGGCGGGCTTGCGGCGTTCGCCGGCGTTCGTGCGGTACTGGAGCATGAACACCTTGCGGCCCGCCGGGGTGATCTTGCACATGAAGCCGGGCACTACGGTATCCCGCAGTTCGATGGCCTTGTCTTGGGGTTGTGCCGCATCGACTGCGGACTTGGTGAGCTTGATCTTCGCCATGATGACTCCTCGGAAAGCCCGGTTTCCAAGAGCCGCATGGGAGCCACGCGAGGGGAAGCCGGGTCAAGTTTCGGAAAGCACCGGCATATATTGAACTCGCCTAAGTGATTGATAAACCTGCTGTATCGAGCCTTGGCGTAGTCCAGCGAATTGCCGAGCTAGAGTCATCGTGAAACAAAAAAACCGCCTCCTGGCGGTTTTTTCAATGAGCTTGCTGCCAAAGCACCCAGCCGGATTTCTTTCCAAGCCCGTTGGTTCTGTGCATTTTGGAAAATGGGATTTCCATCAATGGATGGCCGAAAAGCACGGCGACTTTTCTTTCTTGATCGATGCTGGAAATTCTTCTGAGACGGCCTTTTTTTCCGGGGGTAATATCCATCCAGGTTTGCCCGGGGGAGATATGAGAAAAGTTCTCAGCGTGCTGCTTGGAGTGGGTTGTTTTTGGTTTGTCCATCGATCCAAAATCCTTGCATGAAATCCGCGCCGTGCGCGATGGCTTCGTGAGCCAAGAGTTCACTGGCAACCAACTCCGCGATGACTTTCCCTGCGTGGAATTTTCTCACCTCCATCGCTATGCGAGGGTCTTCGATCTTGATGAAGTCAGGCGAGAATGCTTGAATTTCCCTTATTTCCAATTCGGTCAACTTTACATCATCAATGGCGATTTTGGCTCCGCGCCGACGCAGCTCATCAAAAACGTTTCCGATCCGCTCAAATATCGCCGGGCTTTCCAGCAAGTCGTTGCGCTCAACAATTTCGATGACCACCGAGGACAGGTCGGCGCTGCGTGCCGCCTTCAGCCATTGCAGGTGCATCAGGGAAAAGATTTCTGCATTGCAGTGCGTGGGTATGCCCAAGGTGCGCGATAGCAGCGAGCAAGCCTGCAGGGCGGCGATGTCTTGCGCCAGCAAAGCGGTTTTTTCTGAAAAATTCAGGGGTTGGCGTGACAGCAGCTCCCAGGAGTGAGGCTGCAGGGTGTGGGG
This portion of the Melaminivora jejuensis genome encodes:
- a CDS encoding ATP-dependent nuclease; translated protein: MKVVRLGISNFRGIKSAELLFDGHTLMVGSNNVGKSTICDALDLVLGPDRLNRFPPIDEFDFYNAQYLAPPAQEGAEPESISLRIEVVLIELSAEIDAKCGGNTEFWHLEEQRLLDEGEVQAANPPHVVPCLRLETIGKYDLAEDEFEARTFFSHSPDAPEGTLTPVSKPIKRQFGFLYLRALRTGSRALSLERGSLLDIILRNKGVRTTLWEKTIERLRGLDIEADAAEIAPVLRSVEKRLARYIALESPGNATKLHVSELTREHLRKTMSFFLSISADQGPVPFPHAGTGTVNTLVLALLSFIADLKPDTVIFAMEEPEIAVPPHTQRRIAQYLLTKTTQAFVTSHSPFVIEKFEPSKTLLLSRDGGMVSARKVSDATGLKDNDYKRFSRSGLSECMLGRAAIVVEGVTELHAMPIIARRMEENDPNLQPLDIAGVAFFDADGESNMPKFGKFFKTLGLRTFAFYDLDYKKKRKAEQAQALAENFEINVEHAYKGFEDLLVAEVPVDRLWSFLASLKANGEHGNIAIPDARPPDDAVKAVAKEALGGNKGAGWSARLLEKCEFNELPATATQFLASVFALFPPPPPIDEGGGDNADLFA
- a CDS encoding UvrD-helicase domain-containing protein; this encodes MNEPCPLRDSVLVCEGHALVTGGPGSGKTTIALRKAVKRIQQGMTPGQSALFLSFSRAAVARILDAAKLEATAAEQEQLSIQTFHSFFWDILKAHAYLLGAPRKLSILLPQDEKALNGGIDDEDDEWDQWLIERERLFREEGRIAFDLFAPNATRLLATSSHLLSSLARRHPIIIVDEAQDTGQFAWQCVEMLAPHAQIVCLADLEQQIFDYLPGVGPERIAAIRSALHPLEVDLGTQNHRSPDSEILIFANDILAGQARGAPYKGISSFSYRPENPTPNWNHVLRRAIAQLLSKIRAESDSRPQTLAILVSNNRSALRMSNALNAIEPNVGKAVRHRLLFDEAEALLSARFAAFLLEPKDLAQLELDVAASMELIAAARRATGQAKAAVSKLLEQAGKIRGGKTLNINIVKALRRLISGLHADGFTGDPATDWLTVKYALRATGQNELLRVASQLDFLVAFRRGHRISAGLANEWLRDGAYTNARLALDQALAQEQILDGIEAPAGLQVMNFHKAKGKQFDGVVIVREARRTAAGVQSSFVWRGDEAPHPKSRKVLRVGITRARIHTLIVNPMWPACPILRGHKL
- a CDS encoding YhcG family protein, giving the protein MTRKTPVAKRKPAALPAGYAGIHGGIVELLDAARQAAARSVNALMTASYWEIGRRIVEAEQKGRRRAGYGEQLMARLSADLTARFGRGFSPDNLENMRRFFAAYPLEAISETLSRKSGDGLPIENSETASRKFDLSELAQVFTLPWSAYVRLLSVKDDHARQFYEAEALRGGWSVRQLDRQIGSQFYERTALSKDKAAMLVKGSVAKPEDAVTPNDAIKDPYVLEFLDLKDEYSESDLEAALIQRLEDFLLELGEGFTFVGRQRRLRIDQTWYRVDLLFFHRKLRCLVIIDLKLGSLNHADVGQMHMYCNYAKEHWAYPDENPPVGLILCADKGNALARYALDGLPTKVMAANYRTVLPDAELLQKELENTRRLLESRGTLIPKTRKK
- a CDS encoding tyrosine-type recombinase/integrase, which produces MAKIKLTKSAVDAAQPQDKAIELRDTVVPGFMCKITPAGRKVFMLQYRTNAGERRKPALGQYGELTVDQARSMAQEWLAEVRKGGDPSAAKNAARKAPTMKEFCHSFMEDYSKQRNKPSTQRGYQGVIDRCIIPIMGRMKVQDVKRPDVAALMKKLAYKQAEANRTFGVLRKMFNLAEVWGLRPDGTNPCRHVPMYPPGKETRLIVDDELVRIFRHLEHLEAEGLENYVIPLAIRLQFEFAARRSEICPLEWDWIDLEKRRVVWPDSKTGGISKPMSEEAYRLLSTAPRREGCPYVLPSPNDPTRHMTHGEHYGGWTRVLKAAGVPHVGTHGIRHRATTDIANSGVPTKVGMKLTGHKTVAMFMHYVHTEDKPVRDAAELVANRRLAITGASRSMEVTA
- a CDS encoding EAL domain-containing protein; protein product: MPTQEKQPLHSPNACPSEAIFLVAQHFKAQAIVCPHTLQPHSWELLSRQPLNFSEKTALLAQDIAALQACSLLSRTLGIPTHCNAEIFSLMHLQWLKAARSADLSSVVIEIVERNDLLESPAIFERIGNVFDELRRRGAKIAIDDVKLTELEIREIQAFSPDFIKIEDPRIAMEVRKFHAGKVIAELVASELLAHEAIAHGADFMQGFWIDGQTKNNPLQAAR